Below is a genomic region from Fusarium oxysporum Fo47 chromosome VIII, complete sequence.
CATGGGAATTTTTTGAGACGGGTTTTCATATGATGGCAAGACTCGGTCGCATTCGCCATCGTGCAAAGACACGGTCATTTGACgattcttttttttttcattTTCAAGAGGAGCATGTTTGGCTCACTCTTTTTGTTTTAATAATGAGTTTTTTACTCCGGGCTGGAGCTTTACGAGCTCCTATTGTTCCGGTGACGAGAAGGACGATATCAACCTCACCAAGACTTTCAAGAGTGCCACATGGTGCAACAGCTAAGAGGAAACATGGACCGAACAAGGTTGATGCGAAAATGGCTGGAGAGAAGAAGCCTGAACCTCCTCTGAAGCCAGTATGTTCctattttcttatttttgAAGACAATACTTACCAATTTCAGGTGACCAAAACTGATGAGAGAAATGataagaaaagaatgagATTCGGCATGGACAAAAAGTCAAGTGGTCGACATGGAATGTTCCGATCAACTGTTTTGATGAAATTTCAAGATGTCATGAAAAACACTAGCAAATCAGCCGTGTCGGCTGCGGGTGTAGGGGAGGATGAACTCCATCAGCAAGCCTCCATGTTTATGAACGTGCTAGACTCAGCATTCGACATGGCCGAACAAAATATCACCGACCGAGTCAAGAACCCCCTATTCTGGAATCTTCGCGACGCTTTCATCTTGAAGGATATCAAGGGTCTCACAAATGAGATCCAGTACTCCTTTCAATCATTTCTCATTCGACAGCGCTTCTCAAAGGGCTTGGAGGAGAGCCATAAGCGACTTTTGGACTTTCGGTTCCCCTATGAGTGGTTCCCTGCGACGAGAGCCATGCAGCGCACGATCCATGTTCACGTTGGACCGACGAATTCCGGAAAGACGTATAGAGCCTTGAAAGCGTTGGAGAATTCGAAGCGAGGAGTTTATGCAGGGCCTTTGCGTTTGCTAGCAAACGAGGTTTATCAGAGACTTACGGCTAAGGGATTGCCGTGCGCGCTGTTGACGGGAGAGGAAGTTCGTTTGCCCGAAGATACAGATACGTACTTCACAAGTTGTACAGTCGAAATGGTTCCCTTCAATGACCGGTTTGATGTTGCTGTCATTGATGAGATTCAGATGCTAGCTGATCCGGACCGTGGCAACGCTTGGACAACTGCGCTGTTGGGTGTTCAAGCGAAGGAGGTTCACCTTTGTGGTGAGGAGCGAACTGTGAGTCTGATCCAGAGTATTTGCGCAGGTATCGGCGATAAGTGTATCGTACATCGATATGATCGCCTTAGTCCTTTGGAGCCCATGAATGATGCCCTGGATGGTGATTACAGTCGTCTCGAAAAGGGAGATGCGATTGTCGCATTCAGTCGTCTGAACTTGCACGCATTGAAACGAACgatcgagaagaagaccgGACGACGGTGTGCGATTATTTACGGATCTTTACCACCTGAAGTGCGTGTTCAGCAAGCAGCGCTCTTCAACGACCCCGACAACGATTACGACTTTATCGTTGCCAGTGACGCTATCGGCATGGGTCTGAACTTGGAGATTCGACGAGTTATTCTCGAAGCAGTCGCCAAATTTGACGGAAGTCATAACAGAATGCTCACGTACCCTGAGCTAAAGCAGATTGGCGGTCGAGCTGGACGATATCGAACCGTTCGTAACGCCGCCGAGGCTGGGACAAATGCCGAcgttgctgttgaggaggagacaAAGGTTGGCTATGTCACAACAATGGATACCCAGGATCTCAGGTCGGTTCATCGAGCTTTTGGCGCCAAAgtcgatgatatcgaggCTGCATACATATCACCCCCGGCTGCTGCTATCGAGCGCTTCTCAACATACTTCCCCAAGGGGACACCTCTATCGTTTATCCTCATGCGCATTCGAGAGCTAGCGTCTGTGAGCAAGCAGTACAGAATCCACATCTCTCCAGATAAGCTAGAGATTGCCGATCACATCCAGGATATCCCTCTGACGATCTATGATCGACTTTTGTTCACCAACTTGCCCATAAATGCACGAGCTCAGAACGCAGTACCTGTTCTCCGAGCCCTCGCCAGGATCGTCGCCAACAGCGAAGACGGCGGACTTCTCAAAATCAAAGAAATACCCCTGGAGAACCTTGAGATCGACTTCAAGACGTTCAAGGGCACGTCAATGGAATATCTTCACCGACTTGAATCACTACACGCTGCTATCAACCAGTATATCTGGCTATCCTACCGATTCAGCGGCTTGTTCCGCGACCAAAAGCTAGCATTCCACGTCCGATCCCTCGTCGAAGAAAAGTTGATCGATACACTGGAGAGACTTGATTTCACAGAATCCGACCTCAAGGGCTTCCGATCTCGAAACAGAATGGAAGCGCGcaagacaacaacatcgCGTGAGGAGTTGGGAGAGACAGATCTTAAGAATCTTGAACAAGAGTCGGATGATACACCAATTGGAGATGAGCTGGACTGGAAGGCAGCTGCTCCGACGTCAGGATGATTGTATAGTATATGACATGGCATATGAACGGCGTTGGATTGGGACTGTATAGAGATGGGTTGGATGTATTATCATTAGAACAATGTATCACCACAGTTGTATAATAGAGAATGCGTACATGAAATATCATGGTAAATTTCCGCACGTGCCTTTGTTTCATATGAGTGTTTGCAACATGTTGTCTGATGCTTCTGAGACATGCAGTGCGTGTATGCACCTTAGCGTTTAGGCAGCTGGTCTTTATTCGCCAATTTTGAAAAGGTAGCCTACAATATGAGGCAGCAGCCTCTGAATAGCCTTTGTCCTCCACTCGTAATTGACTTTTCGTTTGACCTATGAGTCAGATCATCTCCTTTAATTGTTGGTTGTGGTTGTTTGTCCAAGTTGTAGCCAATCGAACCTCTCTCCTGAATCTAGAAATTCAGGGACCGTAGGGCTCCCGGATTGCTCCACTTGTCGTCATTCAAGGGCACTGACCCCTGTCAGCAGCCTATTTAGAGTGGGCATCTCAGCTGAGCGAGGCTCTCCACTTTCTTTCACGCTGACATCTCTAGCTCCAAGCTTTAACTTCAACTCCTCATTGCCTCTCTGCAGACAATCTCTCTAGTACAGCCAAAACCGTTTCTACAGTCACAAACCAACAAAAACTGTCGGATCGTGTCTTTCACGACAATCACAATGGAGTCGTCGAGCGGTCCTCACCCCTCCTTCGCCAACAACGTTGTGCCATCTGCACCATACGTCCGTCGAGCACCCAGCCCGCCATTCATTCACATCCCACCGACAGGACATTGCGGAGTCTCCGCTGCACCCATCCTCCTCCCATCGTACGAACAGGTCGATTCGAGTCAGCTGACGGCCCACGatgtcaagatcatcacACAAAACATGCAGCAGATGGCGACAGATCGCGCTGCAGATTGGTCCTACGAGCAGCGACGTGACGCCCAGAAGCTAGTGGACTTTTTGTACCTTGGTCCCAATAGCATCGCCAAGGATATCAAGTGGTTGCAGGAGGAGGGTATTACTATGATTGCTGTAGCGAGGGATGCGCGCATGGCGGGGGTGAAGCTCAtgagtgttgagaaggctgccaAGACGCTCAACATTGAGGTCCAATACGTCGATCTG
It encodes:
- a CDS encoding ATP-dependent RNA helicase SUV3, with amino-acid sequence MSFLLRAGALRAPIVPVTRRTISTSPRLSRVPHGATAKRKHGPNKVDAKMAGEKKPEPPLKPVTKTDERNDKKRMRFGMDKKSSGRHGMFRSTVLMKFQDVMKNTSKSAVSAAGVGEDELHQQASMFMNVLDSAFDMAEQNITDRVKNPLFWNLRDAFILKDIKGLTNEIQYSFQSFLIRQRFSKGLEESHKRLLDFRFPYEWFPATRAMQRTIHVHVGPTNSGKTYRALKALENSKRGVYAGPLRLLANEVYQRLTAKGLPCALLTGEEVRLPEDTDTYFTSCTVEMVPFNDRFDVAVIDEIQMLADPDRGNAWTTALLGVQAKEVHLCGEERTVSLIQSICAGIGDKCIVHRYDRLSPLEPMNDALDGDYSRLEKGDAIVAFSRLNLHALKRTIEKKTGRRCAIIYGSLPPEVRVQQAALFNDPDNDYDFIVASDAIGMGLNLEIRRVILEAVAKFDGSHNRMLTYPELKQIGGRAGRYRTVRNAAEAGTNADVAVEEETKVGYVTTMDTQDLRSVHRAFGAKVDDIEAAYISPPAAAIERFSTYFPKGTPLSFILMRIRELASVSKQYRIHISPDKLEIADHIQDIPLTIYDRLLFTNLPINARAQNAVPVLRALARIVANSEDGGLLKIKEIPLENLEIDFKTFKGTSMEYLHRLESLHAAINQYIWLSYRFSGLFRDQKLAFHVRSLVEEKLIDTLERLDFTESDLKGFRSRNRMEARKTTTSREELGETDLKNLEQESDDTPIGDELDWKAAAPTSG